A single Penaeus vannamei isolate JL-2024 chromosome 22, ASM4276789v1, whole genome shotgun sequence DNA region contains:
- the LOC113800625 gene encoding peritrophin-1, with protein MKAVALFLVLALCVACRPCCAEEFTPCPDEVSVKCPAVDGDFPTFFAHPDDCSKGCECSKGKAWVIQCQEGLLWDDTVSVCNWASQVDCGSRPLLP; from the exons ATGAAGGCTGTTGCGCTGTTCCTCGTGCTGGCCCTGTGCGTCGCGTGCCGGCCGTGCTGTGCGGAAGAGTTCACTCCTTGCCCCGATGAAGTGTCGGTCAAGTGCCCTGCCGTCGACGGGGACTTCCCGACCTTCTTCGCGCATCCCGACGACTGCTCCAAGGGCTGCGAGTGCTCCAAGGGCAAGGCGTGGGTGATCCAGTGCCAGGAGGGCCTCCTATGGGACGATACAGTCAGCGTCTGCAACTGGGCGTCTCAG GTCGACTGTGGTTCCCGCCCCCTGTTACCTTAA
- the LOC113800626 gene encoding peritrophin-1, which produces MKAVALFLVLALCVASRPGAAQVFTPCPYEVSVKCPAVDGDFPTFFAHPDDCSKGCECSKGIALEVQCQFGLLWDDTVSVCNWAYQVDCGSRPLPS; this is translated from the exons ATGAAGGCTGTTGCCCTGTTCCTCGTGCTGGCCCTGTGCGTCGCGTCCCGCCCTGGCGCTGCGCAGGTGTTCACTCCTTGCCCCTACGAAGTGTCGGTCAAGTGCCCTGCCGTCGACGGGGACTTCCCGACCTTCTTCGCGCATCCCGACGACTGCTCCAAGGGCTGCGAGTGCTCCAAGGGCATCGCGTTGGAAGTCCAGTGCCAATTTGGCCTCCTGTGGGACGATACAGTCAGCGTGTGCAATTGGGCATACCAG GTCGACTGTGGCTCCCGTCCTCTGCCATCTTAA
- the LOC138865809 gene encoding peritrophin-1-like, translated as MKAVALFLVLALCVASRPGAAQVFTPCPYEVSVKCPAVDGDFPTFFAHPDDCSKGCECSKGIAWEVQCQPNLLWDDTVSVCNWAYQVDCGSRPLPS; from the exons ATGAAGGCTGTTGCCCTGTTCCTCGTGCTGGCCCTGTGCGTCGCGTCCCGCCCTGGCGCTGCGCAGGTGTTCACTCCTTGCCCCTACGAAGTGTCGGTCAAGTGCCCTGCCGTCGACGGGGACTTCCCGACCTTCTTCGCGCATCCCGACGACTGCTCCAAGGGCTGCGAGTGCTCCAAGGGCATCGCGTGGGAGGTCCAGTGCCAACCCAACCTCCTGTGGGACGATACAGTCAGCGTGTGCAATTGGGCATACCAG GTCGACTGCGGCTCCCGTCCTCTGCCATCTTAA